The genomic interval atttgatCCAATGTAGAAATTAAAgactttaaaatttaatgaacacttataaaataatttatacatttGCATctcttcaaaaatatatatctaaatGAATATTTACTTATTAACTTAAATAATGTATCactcattaaaataaattaagccGTATGCGATCAAGTATCAATTAGCTTTTATTttcttagtaaaaaaaaaaaaaagggtatCGATTAGTTTCCAATTTGTATGTAACTTTGTATACTTGGCTTGATACTACTAAGAGATTTCAATCTTGCAGTTAATTGGtatagagattattttgaaattcgaaaaatatttttttgtgatcattttattttgaaaataatttaatattatccttcctaaaaaattaaaattgtgaaaATAATAAATGGTGAATGTGGAACACTTTTTTGTGACATAAGTTAAGTCATGAGGCTAGAGGGAATcaatatgtattttaatttggtcGATTTCTTCTCTCGAACCACAATAATGAATAATAAAGCAAAAAAAGTCAGAGGTACAAACAATTGATTAATCGTGAAACAAGTCAAAGGCAACTGATCCATCCTTGAAAAATCTTTTCGTGGTCCAAATTTTAGTATACGGAGCATATGTCGTACTCCTTCGGTTCTTCCTACAACTGTGGTCGGCGTGTTACACGTGTACAAACCTCTAAATAAACACTACTGCTAGTTTTAAAATGATTGTTGAAGTTTAAAGTCTTAGTAGGAATTGGTTAAATTTTcactctataaatactaaaatttcACACGGATAAAggtgttaaatattttataaataatgtattaaaatttgacgtatttattagttttatctatttttctgttttttacataacatatttattaattattattatttttgatattttaaaataataataatatcattgtCTCTTAGATTTTACCGTGGTTATGTTTTTTTAGCTACACAGTGGtcttaatatcatttttttttaaatttcagcGTGGTCATAATATCATTGTCCCTTCAATTTTAGAGTGACATGTGTGTCATATCCCATTTACGaggatttttaatattatatttgaaggTGTAATTATAGAATGGATCATACAATATATTGGGAGTCCGATATAGTTTTGACTGAGTCGATTTATCTTAAAAACACCGTAGTTGATAGTTTTTTGCACAATTTTTGACACTGTCTCAAAATATCTTAAAGAGAATTACCTATTACACAATCCACCCCagtacaatttttttcaaaataatttattttcaaaaagaacaagaaaaataaagggtgaaaaaaaatacatattccTCAAACAAATACATATAGGTCATGCTAACATTCAGAAATGAAATACACAATTTCTAGAAAtgcataatttatatttttaatacaagTGCTCTAAAGGTACATAATTTTCAATggattatttctatttttagtacATAATAAATGACCTGAAGATACATGATAGCTTTTCTGATATAATattatcagaaaaaaaaaatattccttaaaaaatttatatattacttaaaaagcaaatacatataataatagtatggaaaaaaatttataaaattaatcattgatttatttataaacagttaacattattaattttaaaagtctCTAAAATGGATTGCTCGTTCTCTAGAAAGtgttattcaaataaaaaatccgCTATTCAAAATTCTGTTGTGTTTagggaaaggaaaaaaaatgtcTCAATTGAAAAGTTTGTCGGCAAtgttttcaaaattgatttagtAAGGTCATTGGGTCACTAAATCATGGTTGATCCATTATGCCACTCATCTAATCGCGTGATTGAATCAATGGAATCAAATGACTTGGTCATATCACATAGTCtctatgaaaaataaattctttATATTCAATCGGATGACTcgatttctaaaattttaaaaacattcaTGACATATATATAATGTATAAAAAACACCAAACAAAATTAGTGTAATTTTCACAATCtaactttttaaattcaatactCTTTTTTccttaaattttgatttttttaaatttaaatacgcacattaaaaaataataaatttaaattaatttaatctttttattcttcatttattaaataaaaataaatttatttaatgtatatttttgaatttttaatagtataaaatgaaaaacatcattaattatattaattatatgttaatttttaaaaaagtaaaagttttagaaaaaatataaaaaattgaaagatcAAAAGTCGAAAATGAAAAAagtacaatttaaaaaattatatacaacaAAGTCAAAAGCATAAACATGTTATAATATACTCAGAACTCAAAAGCACAGCAAAGCTATtacaaaatccaaaacataacaagttgaaaatatatatatatatatatatatatatatataNNNNNNNNNNNNNNNNNNNNNNNNNNNNNNNNNNNNNNNNNNNNNNNNNNNNNNNNNNNNNNNNNNNNNNNNNNNNNNNNNNNNNNNNNNtatatatatatatatatatatatatatattaaataaaatgagaataataAGAGTGTTAAATCTTAATCATACAactacatataaataattatgattaaaaattatttatataaaatataatttttgaaaaagttaaTATTGATAGTTACAAGTATTACGAAAACATGAAGgcttaattatgatttttttttttggtaaaagaTGACCCTTAAGTTAAACTCGTATGCAAAAGTGTAAATTATCTTAAGCAGTGTTCAAAAAAGGTATCATATCTTGAACTATATActagtttaaatatattttttatatcatttgaAAGTTAATGGATAAATATATAACTCTATATTGTTTATATAAGATAATTAAATTCAACCTATCGTGAAAAATCAGCTACTAATTTAAGACATGATCAAATAAAGTCGGCTATTGTGTTATACATCCAATCTAATAGTACATGACTCTCAATTGCTGaggattcaattttttataatataacaaaataaggtgaatgttttttaattaaatatatttttaatctttataaaattataacattttaaatttagtaaataaaataaatttatttactttaaatctagatttttattttacggAGACTTTTTTTAGaggttaaaatatttatgtacaTTTCATACAACCtatataattatgaaaaatttcaagttttttaCTATGACTCCTAAGATTGAAGAacgaaaaaaaaagaaaaaacttgaaGAGTTAACTCAATCTAAAAGATAAActcttgataattttttatttataaataatctcAAACATAtagtattaattttaaattaaataaaaatgtacaCATTTTTTGACATGATAAttattacataaatataaaactttttttttatagaaatactAGTACATATAAACAACCTGAactttttaatttgtttctatattattctaatttttcttcCGACCTTCATTAAAAATACtgatttacttttaaattttaagttaaaagtaaaagttaataaaataatataaaattactcAACTACTTCttataattatttacttttgaATAAATGACCCAATTGTTCCGttaaaaaaatcagtttaaATGAGATAGAAttgacatttaaaataaaataaaatagaataaaaaataaaatattgtatcaagcaattaattcataaaaaataaataaattaaatcatatataatatactaatatattttaaataattgacaCACTATACGTGTGGAGAAGTCGAACTGCTGCGTATTATTGTTTTAACGACTAGCAATTGAAGTGTATTTTATTCTTGAACTTTTGCTTATATAATAAACATGAATCACGTGCTAAATTTTCAGTGTATCTGTCGGACAATCACCGGTGGCTGTTGTTTCCGTCATAGAGAATATACTCCATCATAAgtattcaattaattattatatgcaTGCAATAATAGAGTTAGTTATTATAACTCTTTTTCTAACATTACTTTTTCATTTTGTCGTTTTATTTATGCTAGCACACACATCCTTAGTATTCCCTCTCTCTCTTATATCTCCCATGATGGTAAGTGGTAACATGACATCGTTTTCACAAAGTTGATGAGAACATCattaatttcttatatatatatacaccttGCATATTGCTCTTTAACTCAACCTATATCCGACCAATTCATAAACTCAAGCTAGCCGCAATGTTGTGgtattatttcattttcttagCTCTTTCCATTCTCTCATTTCTCATCAAGAGAATAATAACTCCTAAAAATCCCAACACTACTACTCACACCCCTCCTTCACACCCCCTCATAGGTTGCCTTATTTCTTTCTACAATAACCGCCACCGTCTTCTAGATTGGTACACTCTCCACCTCTCCCAATCTCCCACTCAAACCATCCTCCTCCACCGCCTCGGCGCCCGCCGCACCATCGTAACCGCCAACCCTCTCAACGTTGAATACATTCtcaaaacaaatttcatcaacttCCCTAAAGGAAAACCATTCACCGAAATCCTCGGTGATCTTCTTGGTTGCGGCATTTTCAACGTTGACGGCGAGTTATGGTCAACGCAGCGTAAATTAGCAAGCCATGAATTTAGCACAAGGTCTTTAAAAGAATTCATTGTGAAGAATCTTGAAGATGAAGTTAAACAAAGACTTATTCCATTGCTTGAAGAGGCTTGTAATAGTAACAACGTTATTGACATGCAAGATGTTTTAAGGAGACTCACGTTTGATATTGTTTGTAAAGTTTCACTTGGTTATGATCCATGTTGTTTGGATTTGTCTAAACCTTTGCCACCTCTTTTGTCGGCTTTTGATCGTGCTTCTGAAATAAGTGCAATGCGTGCAACTTCAccagttttttttatttggaaagtTAAGAGGTTGCTTAATATAGGGTCTGAGAAATCACTTAAAGAAGCTGTTAAACTCGTTCACCAATCGGTgataaagataataaaaaacaagaagaaagaaCTTAGTGAAAAAAATGATGGTAATATTGTTAGTGGGAGTGATTTGTTGACAAAGTTGTTGGAGGCTGGGCATGATGAAATCATGGTGAGAGATATGGTTATTAGTATGATAATGGCGGGGAGGGACACGACATCAGCAGCGATGACGTGGCTCTTCTCGCTATTATCTAAACATCCAAACAAAGAAGCATTAATAGTGAAAGGAGTGAGGAAAATATTTGGAGGTAAAAATAATAACGATAAATTTGAATTGGCGAGGTCTTTTGATTACGAGGGTTTGAAAGAGATGAAGTATTTGAAAGCTTGTTTGTGCGAGTCAATGAGATTGTATCCGCCGGTGGCATGGGATTCGAAGCATGCCGCGAGAGATGATGTGTTGCCGGACGGAACAAGAGTTGGAAAAGGTGATAAGGTGACTTATTTTCCTTATGGGATGGGGAGGATGGAGGAGTTATGGGGAAAAGATTGGCGTGAGTTTAAACCTGATCGATGGTTTGAACGGAGAGAAGGAGATGATAATGAGGTTTTGAAATATGTGAATCCGTACAAGTTTTCGGTTTTTCAGGCCGGTCCGAGAGTTTGTCTTGGGAAAGAGATGGCTTTTATTGAAATGGAGTATGTTGTGTCTACGATTTTGAATGGGTTTGAAATTAGGCCTGTGTCGGTTGACCAGCCGGTTTATGTTCCTCTCTTGACTGCTCATATGGCTGGTGGCTTCAAAGTGAGGGTCCACAAGAGAGTTcaaaatggaaaataaaaaataagtggGAGTATCAATCACATGCTCTAAGTGGCTCtacttttttcaatattttatatatttttatatctccttttatgtttatttatagtaattttgcttgtacttttttttaatgcttagtctctttataaattattagtagGGTGTTCGGGATTAAATCGGGGTCTCAGCATGCACAACGTTTACAATACTTTGGGAAGATTTATTGTTTACgtatatcaattattattattattttgaaatgactGTTGTTAGTATTGTATTGGAGTAAAGTTTTGTTAGTATTATTGGGAGTAAAAGTTTGAATTATCAACCTTCTTATTACTTTGCTTTTAACTCTTTCATTCCagttatcaaattatttttatatcctCTACCTACATCTATAATTAATAGCAATCACTATAAGTAATCCTATTTATAGAAGTATAATATTTTCTCTGGAGAAAAAAAATCTcttaattaattcaaagataaatgTGTGTTCTAGACTTTTAACTATGTTATGTTAAgaaatgtaatttatttttagataaaatttaGATGCAGTGCCTAAGACCGTCCATAATAGAGTCTCCTCCTTTGGATGTTTAATTAAATGAACTCTACATATATAAACtacttatttaataaatatttaattcctCTAACCCacattgttaaaaaattatcaaataagtCTTGTTAATaactttatataattttattccaacaacattcatttattttaaaacaatttatagtgtgaattcagcaaaaaaaagtaaagagaAATGATGTTTTCATAGTCTCTCATCTCTATAAATGCCATCAAATTTTAGACCTATATATTATATAGGAGGGATGAATTAGATTTGCGTCTTTCACATCTCTCTATATGATTTATTGTAGACCTAATAATCATGTTTATGATTGTCTTATTACATATAATGTTTCATGGACTCAAAATATACAACTCTTCAAGTAGGGATCGTAGTGACTTCAAGTCGAAAGACTTATCACTATGGTCACATGAGAATCGTTAATCACACTTGTCTAACTATTATATAACGTTATCACATTGTACAAATATTACTTCTAATATTTATATCTTTACGAAGACTTGATATCTCATATCCATGATCTATGAGATGTGATCATCAATCTACTCACATAATAGTCTTTATGCATTACTATTGTCCCATTTAACAGTAAAACTTGACTACAAACAATTTAACAATAGGGTCATTATACTCAATGGGGTCTCGTGATTAAGTCACACTTAATGTTATATTGGacaaactaattattttaagGACTTTATTATGCTTTCAATAAACCcatgtaataaattaaaatgtcttatattactatataaataatagtaagtGTCATGATACAAATAATAACCAAGAAAAATTTGTTGATCAATGATGTTAACTATAACAATCTCCTATTAGCACTAGAACCAACCAGACATACTCCTAATACCCATTGATCTAGTATCACCATCATATTTCTACTGAGCAAGTAGTTTTGTAAGTGGGTCAATAATATTATCCAAAGTAGGAATTTTGTAAATCTTCACATCTCATCTATCGACGATCTCTCTAATAACATGGAGGCGCCGAAATATATGCTTCAATCCATAAATTAACCTTTGTATCTTGCATACCTTTTCAGCATCCTTTGAATCTTCATAACTCTCATGTTGTGTCATATATACATCGTCGAGAAGATTATCGTTAAGAAATGCAATCTTGATGTCCATTTTTCAGATTTCATAATCATGCTATGTAGCAATAAGGGTGTACAAGACTAGATCTGTCCCACGAACCCGTTGTGGCCCGTAAGCAAGGGGATGTATGACCCGGTTCCAAAAAAATAAGGAGAAGACAATGGCATAGTAGAAAAAAGACCAGGTTCGGGTTACACCTCAAGTTACATATCCTGTCCCAAATTACTTTAAAGATAAATGaactttttgttattattttatgatattattgATTCAGTCTCTCTAAAAAATTTACTAATCGGATCGCTAACTTAGTAATTTATAGTTTGTGAAATAATATTGAGTTACTAATCTTGAATGAATTGACAAGTGATAACCACATGTGACTTATTATGAGTTtctttgtgtttattttttttttctaaaagaaaatttaaggATTACTATTTGGTGTTTCGTGTTGGGACCAACCTGATCTCGTCTTTATTTTGTCTCGTCCTTAATGAACCTACAACTCATCGGGTTTGATCAGGTTAAGGGACATGTTATGGtctaaaatttgttttgatcAAATATTAGGATCGGGTAATAGACACACCAAACCCGATGTAACATGTCATTTGTACACCCCTATGTAGCAATAACAAGCATAATTAGAACATATTTAAACATTGCTACTATATAATAGGTTTCATCATATTTAATACCACAAATTTGTTTAAAACATTTAGCAGCTAGCCTTGCCTTAAAGGTACTTTACCTTACCATCCATGTCAGTTTTCTTCTTGAAGACCCACTTGCACCCTATAGGTTTTATCCCTTTAGATGCATCGACCAAGGTCCATACCTAGTTTAAGCATACATGGATTCCATTTCGGACCCTATGGCTTCAAACCATTTCTCGGATTATGGGTCAAACATGGCTTCCTAGTAGGTTTTGGGCTCATCTTGATCCACGAGTAACTCATCACCTTCTTGATTCTAGATAAGTCCATATCTCATAGGTTGATGGTGTGGTATCCGATACATATGAGGTTCTTGTGCTACTTGAAGAGGAGAGTCACCCATAACTCGTTGTGGTGCCTGTTCTTGTTCTATCACTACTGATGCAATAGTTTATGGATCCTGGACTTTTCTCCAAGTTCTATATTCCTCTCATGGGTTCTTTTAGAGATGACATCTCTTTCTAGGAATACATGTGTTCTCCCAGTAAACACTTTGTCATCAGAGGGTAGATATAAACAACATCATTTAGTTTTCCTATGATACCCCATAAATATACATTTAGAACTAAGTTTATCATAAATAAAACGTTTCACATAAACTTCA from Cicer arietinum cultivar CDC Frontier isolate Library 1 chromosome 5, Cicar.CDCFrontier_v2.0, whole genome shotgun sequence carries:
- the LOC101511677 gene encoding cytochrome P450 94B3-like, whose product is MLWYYFIFLALSILSFLIKRIITPKNPNTTTHTPPSHPLIGCLISFYNNRHRLLDWYTLHLSQSPTQTILLHRLGARRTIVTANPLNVEYILKTNFINFPKGKPFTEILGDLLGCGIFNVDGELWSTQRKLASHEFSTRSLKEFIVKNLEDEVKQRLIPLLEEACNSNNVIDMQDVLRRLTFDIVCKVSLGYDPCCLDLSKPLPPLLSAFDRASEISAMRATSPVFFIWKVKRLLNIGSEKSLKEAVKLVHQSVIKIIKNKKKELSEKNDGNIVSGSDLLTKLLEAGHDEIMVRDMVISMIMAGRDTTSAAMTWLFSLLSKHPNKEALIVKGVRKIFGGKNNNDKFELARSFDYEGLKEMKYLKACLCESMRLYPPVAWDSKHAARDDVLPDGTRVGKGDKVTYFPYGMGRMEELWGKDWREFKPDRWFERREGDDNEVLKYVNPYKFSVFQAGPRVCLGKEMAFIEMEYVVSTILNGFEIRPVSVDQPVYVPLLTAHMAGGFKVRVHKRVQNGK